The Prosthecobacter dejongeii genome window below encodes:
- a CDS encoding type IV pilus twitching motility protein PilT yields the protein MRQYDLIEYLSMAMQAGASDLHLSPGAPPTMRLHGRMTPVTDELFDALDVRELVLGGLKDNQRAKLEEEWELDFAIEVENLGRFRGNACFAMGRIEGNFRYIPDSIPELSQLGHGPNVQGMCQFKDGLILITGVSNSGKTTTLCSMTQTIARERSCNIVTIEDPIEFVFQHGSSLIRQRQVGFDTHEFARAMKSALRQDVNVITVSELRDLETMRTALTAAETGHLVISTLHTMDVPSTITRILDSYPKEQQDYVAAQLSHCLRGVISQHLIRRPDGEGRVMATEVMMMNNAISSCIRDQRLQQLPSLIQIGGRDGMHTIDDSLVHLLSYDFITIDDCRAHCRDFSFIQAGYEKMKRDRELAAKRK from the coding sequence ATGCGCCAGTACGACCTCATTGAATACCTTTCCATGGCCATGCAGGCCGGAGCTTCAGACCTCCACCTTTCCCCGGGAGCACCACCCACCATGCGTCTCCATGGTCGCATGACTCCGGTGACGGACGAGCTCTTTGACGCGCTGGATGTCCGCGAACTCGTCCTCGGCGGTTTGAAAGACAACCAACGTGCCAAGCTGGAAGAGGAGTGGGAATTGGACTTTGCCATTGAGGTGGAAAACCTGGGACGATTCCGTGGCAACGCCTGTTTTGCCATGGGGCGCATTGAAGGAAACTTCCGCTACATCCCGGACAGCATCCCTGAACTCTCGCAGTTAGGCCACGGCCCGAATGTGCAAGGCATGTGCCAGTTTAAAGATGGCCTCATCCTCATCACCGGAGTCAGCAACAGTGGTAAAACCACCACGCTGTGCAGCATGACGCAGACCATCGCCCGCGAGCGTTCCTGCAACATTGTCACCATCGAAGACCCCATCGAATTTGTCTTCCAGCACGGCTCCAGCCTCATCCGCCAGCGTCAAGTCGGGTTTGATACCCACGAATTTGCCCGCGCCATGAAAAGCGCTCTCCGCCAGGATGTAAACGTCATTACCGTCAGCGAGTTGCGAGATCTAGAAACCATGCGCACGGCACTCACCGCCGCTGAGACGGGACACCTGGTCATCAGCACGCTGCACACCATGGATGTGCCCAGCACCATCACGCGTATCCTCGACAGTTATCCCAAAGAGCAGCAGGACTACGTGGCCGCCCAGCTCAGCCACTGCCTGCGCGGGGTCATCAGCCAGCATTTGATCCGCCGGCCCGATGGTGAAGGCCGCGTCATGGCCACTGAGGTGATGATGATGAACAACGCCATCTCAAGTTGCATCCGTGACCAGCGCCTGCAACAACTCCCGAGTTTGATCCAGATCGGCGGACGTGACGGCATGCACACCATTGACGACAGCCTTGTGCACCTGCTGTCCTATGATTTCATCACCATCGACGACTGCCGTGCCCATTGTCGGGACTTCAGTTTCATCCAGGCCGGTTACGAAAAAATGAAGCGTGATCGCGAACTCGCAGCGAAGAGAAAATAA
- a CDS encoding immunoglobulin domain-containing protein → MRFPTFLFALAIGLFCAHAEASEPVRRVIGFDLPHLAIAGTSSNFRPGLIEQGFHLSTPEDGVFVQGPLYNFSPINGGNYARFISGAENLKIVHKDGLPFTPHQVDLAEYSGSRPVTFVGRKADNSTITVSFTLDGQNDGTGPVADFETFVFPASFAEIVELSVPGTIYYLDNLVVTPQGIETPEPAPLTPPLVYDINWNDLPHRLDQPSAIGGQRSPSTSVFGTQYVRSQIGPLTDRPLELGGGEAVYDQFGMILSRKAERYVMEFDMTQLGSSSLAVFMDHSHGLLRTDFNANGGVTFYSGTTNNVFSGSNSNSSYSPRAITHCTMDFDLANRRAQIVINGTKVAEWVMNRLPDLDLRQFRFSLSGADIVGIDNIKISAFGVSPLQVSPSELNFHTVSVGSSQTRSFSVTNISDEDLTITRMTSSSSVFTLETPLPLLIPARESSVLTVKAAPTSGETFSGILDLQAGPHMASLSASVTGFQQILPGNFSLHPSTQVMTERQFVTLTSIYEGTGVSHYEWTLNGTPIPNSRTHNHQITSATLANAGLYQVAAVLINGRRVFSKEANIAVVRHDTINRTIALGGRVELVCTAAGSRLIYEWRRNGELIQTTSGPVSANGSSLVLHPVGLSSEGHYTCNVSIRNFGGSPSASVRGMDANLSVLLPPRILTDKLPHVRVGDYTSFQLRTSSASTFFSASGLPSGIILDPWSGRVFGRPELAITSDPSHPDRATPYRVTFTAYNESGAGPAVELEWWIHPKPQTRNFAGLIDREKLSMDSSGLGGRFTLSITAKGSLTGSMVLAGKSFPVIGSPSYNNDDGALEGELHFNKSAKSGPIFVRIHPDGRVTSGSNPSTPDGVLEGGQILSKAAAKQHQGLYPAALLPEVSQTMLEDEVTIPGGLGYLSFKASATGTVTYSGRLGDGTQVTGSHPLIIHPEDPEAARLPIYLMPQAQRSFFSGWVSYAKAQVDGNLEWAKQPHVKNTTYREGFLLQSLQVIGSRHVAPAPGQTLMNLGDTVHHLELSSPGLPGPVTKTLQVQPNHRATITGQGAPTGVVMTISPSTSLFSGSYVSGKYRGYPIKATFQGVFVPRLGQGVGTILSLSEESLKLNLTSPTLDVGQVRIFPAK, encoded by the coding sequence ATGCGTTTTCCAACCTTTTTGTTCGCCCTGGCCATTGGGCTTTTTTGCGCCCATGCAGAAGCCAGCGAACCTGTCCGCCGAGTCATTGGCTTTGATCTTCCACATTTGGCGATTGCTGGGACGTCCTCTAACTTTCGGCCAGGCCTGATCGAACAGGGATTCCACCTCTCGACGCCAGAGGATGGCGTTTTTGTGCAAGGGCCCCTTTATAATTTTTCTCCGATCAACGGGGGCAATTACGCACGCTTCATCTCTGGCGCTGAGAATCTAAAAATTGTCCATAAAGACGGACTGCCATTCACCCCGCATCAGGTGGATCTGGCCGAGTATAGCGGAAGCCGCCCCGTGACTTTCGTAGGGAGAAAGGCAGACAACAGCACGATCACCGTTAGCTTCACCCTGGACGGGCAAAATGACGGCACCGGTCCTGTGGCAGACTTCGAAACCTTTGTCTTTCCAGCCAGCTTTGCCGAGATTGTTGAGCTGAGCGTGCCAGGAACGATCTATTATTTAGACAACCTTGTTGTTACGCCTCAGGGCATCGAAACGCCTGAACCAGCGCCTTTGACCCCACCTTTGGTGTATGACATCAACTGGAACGACCTACCTCACCGCCTAGATCAGCCATCGGCCATCGGTGGCCAACGATCCCCCAGCACCTCCGTTTTTGGAACTCAGTATGTGAGAAGTCAGATCGGCCCCTTGACCGACAGACCTTTGGAACTGGGCGGAGGTGAAGCTGTTTATGACCAGTTTGGCATGATCTTGTCCAGAAAAGCCGAGCGTTATGTCATGGAATTTGACATGACTCAGCTCGGCTCCAGTTCACTGGCAGTCTTCATGGATCATAGTCATGGGCTGCTAAGGACCGACTTCAACGCCAACGGCGGGGTGACATTCTATAGCGGGACGACTAATAACGTTTTCTCTGGCAGCAATTCAAACTCAAGCTACAGCCCCCGCGCCATCACCCACTGCACCATGGATTTTGATCTGGCCAACAGACGCGCCCAGATTGTCATTAACGGGACCAAAGTCGCCGAATGGGTCATGAATCGTCTGCCAGACCTCGATTTGAGGCAATTCCGTTTCAGTCTCTCGGGCGCTGACATCGTCGGCATCGATAACATCAAGATCAGCGCCTTCGGTGTCTCACCGCTTCAGGTATCGCCCTCTGAGCTTAACTTCCACACGGTTTCTGTCGGAAGCAGTCAAACCCGTTCCTTCAGTGTCACCAACATCAGTGACGAAGATTTAACGATCACGCGGATGACGTCGAGTTCCAGTGTTTTCACCCTCGAAACTCCTCTCCCCTTGCTTATCCCTGCCAGAGAATCGTCTGTCTTAACCGTTAAGGCAGCTCCCACATCAGGCGAAACCTTCTCAGGTATTTTGGACCTGCAGGCAGGGCCACACATGGCTTCGCTCTCAGCCTCAGTCACTGGATTTCAGCAGATCCTACCTGGGAATTTTTCACTGCATCCTAGCACTCAGGTGATGACTGAGCGCCAGTTTGTCACGCTCACCTCCATCTATGAAGGAACAGGAGTGAGCCACTATGAATGGACGTTGAATGGCACACCGATTCCCAATTCGAGAACGCACAATCACCAAATTACATCGGCCACGCTGGCCAATGCTGGCCTCTACCAAGTGGCCGCTGTTCTCATCAACGGTCGGAGGGTTTTTTCAAAGGAGGCCAACATCGCAGTGGTTAGGCATGATACGATCAATCGCACGATCGCTTTAGGTGGGCGGGTTGAGCTTGTCTGCACGGCTGCTGGCTCACGGCTGATTTATGAATGGAGGCGCAATGGTGAGTTAATCCAGACAACTTCAGGCCCTGTGTCCGCAAATGGCTCTAGTTTAGTCCTCCATCCCGTCGGGCTGTCTTCGGAGGGGCACTACACCTGCAATGTCTCCATTCGCAATTTCGGAGGCAGTCCTTCCGCCAGTGTGCGAGGCATGGATGCAAACCTATCGGTTCTACTACCACCCCGGATTCTAACTGACAAACTCCCGCACGTGCGGGTGGGGGATTACACCAGCTTCCAACTTCGCACGTCTTCAGCCTCGACCTTCTTTAGCGCTTCAGGTTTACCCTCCGGTATCATTTTGGATCCCTGGAGTGGGAGGGTTTTCGGACGGCCTGAATTAGCTATTACCTCTGATCCTTCACATCCGGATCGGGCAACCCCATATCGGGTGACATTCACTGCCTACAATGAGAGCGGCGCAGGACCTGCCGTGGAACTCGAGTGGTGGATCCATCCGAAACCACAGACCCGTAACTTTGCCGGACTCATTGATCGAGAAAAGCTCTCGATGGATTCCTCGGGGTTAGGAGGTCGTTTTACTTTGAGCATCACGGCCAAAGGCAGTTTGACAGGTTCGATGGTCCTTGCAGGCAAATCTTTTCCAGTGATCGGCAGCCCAAGCTACAATAACGATGACGGTGCGCTGGAAGGGGAGCTCCACTTTAACAAATCCGCTAAAAGTGGACCCATCTTCGTGCGCATCCATCCCGATGGGAGAGTCACTTCTGGATCAAACCCCTCGACACCCGATGGTGTTTTAGAAGGCGGCCAAATCCTATCGAAAGCCGCTGCCAAGCAGCACCAGGGCCTCTATCCCGCCGCACTCCTGCCAGAAGTATCACAAACGATGCTTGAAGATGAGGTCACAATACCCGGAGGTCTCGGATATCTATCTTTCAAGGCGAGTGCGACAGGGACTGTCACCTATTCTGGCCGTCTGGGAGATGGCACCCAAGTGACTGGCAGTCATCCTCTGATCATTCACCCCGAAGATCCCGAAGCAGCGAGGCTTCCGATTTACCTGATGCCTCAGGCGCAGCGCAGTTTCTTTTCCGGGTGGGTCTCCTATGCCAAGGCTCAGGTGGATGGAAATCTGGAATGGGCCAAACAGCCACATGTCAAAAACACCACCTATCGCGAAGGTTTTCTCCTCCAGTCCCTCCAGGTGATCGGCAGCCGTCACGTGGCGCCTGCACCGGGCCAGACGTTGATGAATTTGGGTGACACGGTTCATCACCTTGAATTGAGCAGCCCTGGCCTTCCAGGACCTGTGACGAAAACACTGCAAGTTCAGCCCAATCACAGAGCGACCATCACAGGCCAAGGAGCACCGACTGGCGTGGTCATGACCATCAGCCCCTCCACTTCCTTGTTCAGTGGGAGTTATGTCTCTGGAAAATATCGCGGCTATCCTATCAAAGCCACCTTCCAGGGCGTCTTCGTCCCGAGACTTGGGCAAGGTGTGGGGACGATCCTAAGCCTCTCCGAAGAGAGCCTGAAACTTAACCTGACGTCTCCCACATTGGATGTCGGCCAAGTCCGAATCTTCCCGGCGAAGTGA
- the lepA gene encoding translation elongation factor 4: MSIERTRNFSIIAHIDHGKTTLSDRLLEATQTITQRQQQDQLLDSMDLERERGITIKAHPVCMNYKAKDGQVYKLNLLDTPGHVDFSYEVSRSLAACEGALLLVDASQGVEAQTVANLNLALQQNLHVIPVINKIDLPNADVDKVKKQLEEILQLPADEAVSASAKMGIGITDILEAIVAFVPPPKEPGDGYLRASVFDSVFDPYRGVISYVRVMSGSIVRGQKVRLMASGNDSEIKEVGTFRPKMVACDKLEAGDVGYIIANVKTTADVKIGDTLTESRKPAPEPLPGFKEIHPLVFSGIYPISTDDFEALKLAVGKLQINDAAFTFMAESSAALGFGFRCGFLGLLHMEIVQERLRREFNMDVISTYPSVIYELRKTDGTEILVDNPSFLPPANEIDEIREPIVKVFVMIPNEYIGDIMQLVMDKRGQVNNTETLDDRRVLLHTVIPLNEILVDFNDKLKSLTRGYGSMDYEHAGYKADDLVKMDMLIAGEPVDAFSCIVHRGKAEARGRQLAAKLKEVIPQQLFVVAIQAAIGGKVIARESISALRKDVTAKCYGGDISRKRKLLEKQKEGKKRMKSIGRVNIPQEAFIEVLKTN; this comes from the coding sequence ATGTCCATCGAACGCACCCGCAATTTCTCCATCATTGCTCACATTGACCACGGAAAGACCACTCTTTCCGACCGTCTGCTGGAGGCTACCCAGACCATCACGCAGCGGCAGCAACAGGACCAGCTTTTGGACAGCATGGACCTGGAGCGTGAACGTGGTATCACCATCAAGGCGCATCCCGTGTGCATGAATTACAAGGCCAAAGACGGCCAAGTCTATAAGCTCAACCTGCTGGACACCCCGGGGCACGTGGACTTCAGCTATGAAGTCAGCCGTTCCCTCGCTGCTTGTGAAGGTGCCCTCTTGCTAGTGGATGCCAGCCAGGGCGTGGAAGCCCAGACCGTGGCGAACTTGAATCTCGCTCTCCAGCAAAATCTCCACGTCATCCCGGTCATCAATAAAATTGACCTGCCGAATGCCGACGTGGACAAGGTGAAGAAGCAACTTGAGGAAATCCTTCAGCTCCCTGCTGATGAAGCCGTTTCCGCCAGTGCCAAGATGGGCATCGGTATCACAGACATTTTAGAAGCCATTGTCGCATTCGTTCCGCCACCGAAGGAACCCGGAGATGGCTACCTGCGCGCTTCGGTCTTTGATTCTGTTTTCGATCCCTATCGCGGTGTTATCAGTTACGTTCGCGTGATGTCGGGCTCCATTGTGCGTGGTCAAAAGGTGCGCCTCATGGCTTCTGGCAATGATTCTGAAATCAAGGAAGTGGGCACCTTCCGGCCCAAGATGGTGGCCTGCGATAAGCTGGAAGCTGGCGACGTGGGATACATCATCGCTAACGTAAAAACGACGGCCGATGTGAAGATCGGCGATACGCTGACAGAGTCGCGCAAGCCTGCGCCCGAGCCGCTGCCGGGTTTCAAGGAGATTCACCCCCTAGTCTTCAGCGGCATTTATCCCATCAGCACGGATGACTTTGAGGCGCTGAAGCTGGCCGTGGGCAAGCTGCAGATCAATGACGCCGCCTTTACCTTCATGGCGGAAAGTTCTGCCGCGCTGGGCTTCGGTTTCCGCTGTGGTTTCCTCGGACTCCTGCACATGGAAATCGTTCAGGAGCGTCTGCGTCGTGAGTTCAACATGGACGTGATTTCGACATACCCGTCTGTTATTTACGAACTCCGCAAAACGGATGGCACGGAGATCCTGGTGGATAACCCGAGCTTCCTACCCCCAGCCAACGAGATTGATGAAATTCGCGAGCCAATCGTGAAAGTTTTCGTGATGATCCCGAATGAATACATCGGCGACATCATGCAACTGGTCATGGACAAGCGCGGGCAGGTGAATAACACCGAGACCCTGGATGACCGCCGCGTGCTGCTGCACACCGTGATCCCGCTCAATGAGATCCTAGTGGACTTCAATGACAAGCTCAAGTCCCTGACCCGTGGTTACGGCAGCATGGACTACGAGCACGCTGGCTATAAAGCAGATGACCTTGTGAAGATGGACATGCTCATCGCAGGCGAGCCCGTGGATGCTTTCTCCTGCATCGTGCACCGAGGCAAGGCTGAGGCCCGCGGCCGCCAGCTTGCGGCCAAGCTTAAAGAAGTCATTCCCCAGCAGCTTTTCGTTGTCGCCATCCAGGCTGCCATCGGTGGCAAAGTGATCGCCCGTGAATCCATCAGCGCCCTGCGTAAAGATGTGACCGCCAAGTGCTATGGCGGTGACATTTCCCGTAAGCGCAAGCTTCTGGAAAAACAGAAGGAAGGTAAAAAGCGCATGAAGTCCATTGGTCGCGTGAACATCCCGCAAGAGGCGTTCATCGAGGTACTGAAGACAAACTGA
- a CDS encoding Tm-1-like ATP-binding domain-containing protein has translation MATIAVLGTLDTKGQEHAYVAELIRQRGHETLLIDTGSGSAPTVSPDISRQEVAAAGAIDLAGILTRQDRGEAVTAMAEASAKLLASLVASGRIQGVISLGGGGGTAISTTAMRALPIGFPKVMVSTLAAGNVAPYVGTKDIVMIPSIVDVSGINRLSRTLLARAAGAICGMVEMEIPAAEDKPLIAASMFGNTTECVNAAKAILEKAGYEVLVFAATGTGGRIMESLIESGLITGVLDITTTEWADELVGGVLNAGPHRLEAAGKAGTPAIVTPGCLDMVNFGEPASIPDKFKDRLFYQHNPQVTLMRTSPEECAKLGRILAEKVNAYTGPVTVLLPLKAISVISAPGKPFHDPAADTALFTAIKSHLRTDIPIIEMECAINAPEFSAACVEALLAALPK, from the coding sequence ATGGCCACCATCGCCGTTCTCGGCACACTCGATACCAAGGGACAGGAGCATGCCTACGTGGCGGAACTCATCCGCCAACGCGGGCACGAAACCCTGCTGATTGATACCGGCAGCGGCAGCGCGCCCACCGTTTCACCCGACATTTCCCGGCAGGAAGTCGCCGCCGCAGGGGCCATTGATCTGGCCGGAATCCTCACCCGCCAAGATCGTGGCGAGGCCGTGACGGCCATGGCGGAAGCTTCAGCCAAGCTCCTTGCGAGCCTCGTTGCCTCTGGCCGCATTCAGGGGGTCATCTCCCTGGGCGGCGGCGGTGGCACGGCGATCAGCACCACGGCCATGCGTGCCCTACCCATCGGTTTCCCGAAGGTCATGGTCTCCACCCTCGCTGCGGGCAATGTCGCACCCTACGTTGGCACGAAGGACATCGTCATGATCCCCAGCATCGTGGATGTCTCCGGCATCAATCGCCTGTCCCGCACCCTCCTGGCCCGTGCTGCCGGGGCCATCTGCGGCATGGTGGAAATGGAAATCCCGGCAGCGGAGGACAAGCCCCTCATTGCCGCCTCCATGTTTGGCAACACCACCGAGTGCGTGAACGCAGCCAAAGCCATCCTCGAAAAAGCTGGGTATGAAGTCCTCGTCTTCGCCGCTACCGGCACCGGGGGCCGCATCATGGAAAGTCTCATCGAAAGTGGCCTCATTACTGGCGTTCTGGACATCACCACCACAGAATGGGCGGATGAACTCGTCGGTGGGGTCCTCAATGCTGGCCCGCATCGGCTGGAAGCCGCAGGCAAAGCCGGCACCCCCGCCATCGTCACCCCCGGTTGCCTGGACATGGTGAACTTTGGCGAGCCCGCGAGCATCCCAGACAAGTTCAAAGATCGGCTCTTCTACCAGCACAATCCCCAGGTCACCCTCATGCGAACCTCGCCCGAGGAATGCGCCAAACTGGGCCGCATCCTAGCCGAGAAGGTCAATGCCTACACCGGCCCCGTTACCGTGCTTCTCCCGCTGAAAGCCATCAGCGTCATCAGCGCACCTGGCAAACCATTCCATGATCCAGCGGCTGACACGGCTCTGTTTACCGCCATCAAATCCCACCTTCGCACCGACATCCCGATCATTGAGATGGAATGCGCGATCAATGCCCCCGAGTTCTCGGCGGCGTGTGTTGAGGCGTTGTTAGCCGCTTTACCCAAGTAG
- a CDS encoding glycoside hydrolase family 3 protein, with the protein MSLGQLLLTGVPGPELDSETAARFKKLQPGGFILFGRNIISPEQVRKLIDDLRDLSDIEPFITIDQEGGRVSRLRLIGEEPPNAQSLRDKGDVKLIKQHGKLTGQILRLFGFNLDLCPVLDISYDDTADNSLKGRCWGRDPQQVINNAGVFNRAMRGEGILSCAKHFPGYGPAECDPHEFLPVIGKSHPEMLESELLPYTALLPEIDSVMTCHSNYTAYDPDRPRWPASLSHNVCTKLLRDQLGFEGLAMTDDLDMGAILNEVTFEQAIQEAVRAGNDLVMICHRLEMVELARQHLEGVEAPILHDALVRIEKTKKRLVAPDPFSLDRFAKINRDIWDLRVATLGEELAQNKSVEDGKRSPVELY; encoded by the coding sequence ATGTCCCTCGGCCAACTCCTCCTCACCGGCGTTCCCGGTCCTGAACTCGATTCTGAAACCGCCGCTCGTTTCAAGAAGCTGCAACCCGGTGGATTCATCCTCTTTGGCCGCAACATCATCTCGCCGGAGCAGGTGCGGAAGCTGATTGATGATCTGCGCGATCTTTCGGACATCGAGCCCTTCATCACCATTGACCAGGAAGGAGGCCGCGTGTCCCGCCTGCGCCTCATCGGCGAGGAGCCGCCGAATGCCCAGTCCCTGCGTGACAAAGGCGATGTGAAACTCATCAAGCAGCATGGCAAGCTCACGGGCCAGATTTTGCGTCTATTTGGCTTCAATCTGGATCTCTGCCCTGTGTTGGACATCTCTTACGACGACACCGCAGACAACTCCCTCAAAGGCCGCTGCTGGGGCCGCGATCCTCAACAAGTCATCAACAACGCCGGCGTCTTTAACCGTGCCATGCGGGGGGAAGGCATCCTGAGCTGTGCCAAACACTTCCCAGGTTACGGCCCGGCCGAGTGCGATCCACATGAGTTCCTGCCCGTCATCGGCAAATCCCATCCGGAGATGCTGGAGTCCGAGCTGCTGCCCTACACCGCCCTGCTGCCGGAGATTGACAGCGTGATGACCTGCCACAGCAACTACACGGCGTACGATCCCGACCGTCCTCGCTGGCCCGCCAGCCTCAGTCACAATGTGTGCACCAAATTGTTACGTGATCAGTTAGGCTTCGAAGGCCTGGCCATGACCGATGACCTGGACATGGGCGCCATTCTCAATGAGGTGACCTTTGAGCAAGCCATCCAGGAAGCCGTGCGCGCTGGGAACGATCTTGTCATGATCTGCCATCGCCTAGAGATGGTCGAACTCGCCCGCCAGCACCTCGAAGGTGTGGAGGCCCCCATCCTTCACGATGCCCTCGTCCGCATCGAGAAGACCAAAAAGCGCCTCGTCGCTCCCGATCCTTTCAGCCTCGACCGCTTCGCCAAAATCAATCGCGACATTTGGGACCTCCGCGTAGCTACGCTGGGGGAAGAACTCGCCCAGAACAAGAGCGTAGAAGATGGAAAACGCTCACCGGTGGAGCTGTACTAA
- a CDS encoding DUF2442 domain-containing protein, with the protein MSIITTTPVSLEACEVSSLRVTGPHRVSLHFRDGYVSDLDFADYGNEGGPLRRALSDPGLFAEAYLAYGIVSWPNGYDIAPETLRRYAQQGFIG; encoded by the coding sequence ATGAGCATCATTACAACTACTCCTGTGTCCCTGGAAGCCTGTGAAGTCTCTTCATTGCGGGTGACTGGCCCGCATCGGGTGAGTCTGCATTTTCGCGATGGTTATGTGTCAGATCTGGATTTTGCGGATTACGGGAATGAAGGCGGACCACTCCGCCGTGCTTTGTCTGATCCTGGTTTGTTTGCCGAGGCTTACTTAGCCTACGGAATTGTTTCCTGGCCAAATGGCTACGATATTGCCCCAGAAACGTTGCGCCGCTATGCTCAGCAGGGGTTCATAGGCTGA
- a CDS encoding DUF4160 domain-containing protein produces MPEISRFFGIRVEMFYDDHLPPHFHARYEGERAAFTLDGGLMEGSFSGQAQQLIREWVTLHPAELAETGIWPSTIFP; encoded by the coding sequence ATGCCCGAAATCAGTCGGTTCTTTGGAATCCGAGTTGAGATGTTTTATGACGACCATCTTCCTCCGCACTTTCATGCACGTTATGAAGGCGAACGTGCTGCATTTACTCTGGATGGCGGATTGATGGAAGGTTCTTTCTCTGGCCAAGCTCAGCAACTGATTCGGGAGTGGGTGACCTTGCATCCAGCAGAGTTGGCCGAAACTGGGATTTGGCCGAGCACCATCTTCCCCTGA